The following proteins are encoded in a genomic region of Palaemon carinicauda isolate YSFRI2023 chromosome 19, ASM3689809v2, whole genome shotgun sequence:
- the LOC137658361 gene encoding uncharacterized protein, which translates to MTDILKDFAVTELTLDHSVSQNTLFFFFPHFSSVPVAGDIDQRDLGSVRTVVGSGGISSQLSSLFYFGDTLGSRATHQTQDQFSSIVAVSTQCYDQIKSLLLERESGGDDNLEVADISDDEVLDVAELEESVVGEGESGVDAEIVPFTNMEGEGDYEGLVRQGMRRRLVRRGMGGTPNVSGYDDGACESVFTSS; encoded by the exons ATGACTGATATTTTGAAGGACTTTGCAGTTACAGAATTAACCCTGGATCACAGTGTTTCccaaaacacactatttttttttttcccccatttttcgtCTGTACCGGTTGCGGGTGATATCGACCAGCGAGACCTCGGTTCCGTGCGTACAGTAGTCGGGTCAGGAGGCATCTCGTCCCAGCTATCTTCCTTGTTTTATTTcggagataccctcgggtcgagagCAACCCATCAAACCCAGGATCAA TTTTCATCAATTGTGGCAGTGTCAACACAGTGTTATGATCAAATCAAGTCTCTTCTACTCGAGCGAGAGAGTGGTGGTGATGATAATTTGGAAGTTGCCGACATCTCGGATGACGAGGTGTTAGATGTAGCCGAGTTGGAGGAAAGTGTGGTTGGGGAGGGTGAGTCAGGTGTTGATGCCGAGATAGTTCCCTTTACAAATATGGAGGGTGAAGGGGATTATGAGGGGCTAGTGCGTCAGGGTATGAGGCGGCGGCTAGTGCGTCGGGGTATGGGGGGGACGCCTAATGTGTCTGGGTATGATGATGGGGCTTGTGAGTCTGTGTTTACATCATCATAA